Genomic segment of Acidimicrobiales bacterium:
GGCGCTGCCCATCATCAGCCGCAGCAGCGCCACCCGGCGGAACTCGTCGAGCCGGCCGGTGATGCCGAAGTCGAGCAGGGCGGTGCGACCGTCGGCCCGCACGAACAGGTTCCCGCCGTGCAGGTCGCCGTGGAAGATGCCGTGCAGCAGGGCACCCTCGACCGACCCGATCATCCCGGCCCGCACCACGGCCTCGGTGTCGACTCCGGCCTCCTTCATGCCGGCGACGTCGTCGAAGGCGAAGCCGTCGAGGCGCTCCATCACCAGCACCCGCCGGGTGACCAGCTCGGGGTGGGGGCGGGGGATCACGTAGTGGCGCTGCTCGAGGGCGGCGAACATGGCGGCGACGTCGAGCATGTTCTCGGCCTCGAGCCGGAAGTCGAGCTCCTCGGAGATGATCTCGGCGAACAGCTCGACGAGGGCCGGTGGGTTGGCCAGCGCTGCGATCGGGATGCGCCCGACCAGGTGGGGAGCCACCCAGGCGAGCACCCGGAGGTCGTCGTGCACCAGGGTGGCGACGGTGGGGCGCTGGACCTTCACGACCACCCGCTCGCCGCTGCGCAGCGTCGCCGCGTGCACCTGGGCGATCGACGCCGCCGCCAGCGGGGTGCGGTCGACCCAGCGGAACACCTGGTCGAGCGGCCGGCCGAAGTCCTCCTCGACGATCCGGCGGACGGTGGCGAACGGCTCGGCCGGCACCCGGTCGCGGCACTTCTTGAACTCGTCGGTCAGCTCGACCGGGAAGATGCCCTCGCCCGACGAGATGATCTGGCCCAGCTTGATGTAGGTGGGGCCGAGGCGCTCGGCGGCCTCCCGGAGACGGCGGGAGATACCGGCCCGGCTGACGCTGTCGCCCTGCCGCTTCTCCCGCAGGGCCCACAGGCCCACGGCGGGGACGATGTGGCGGGCCACGGTGAACACCCGGCGGCCCGGTGGCCAGCGGCTCGGCTTGACCAGCTCAGGGACCTGCGCACGGACCCGGGCCCGCTCCTCGGCGAGGCCCCGGCGCCAGGGCAGGTTCTCGGGGTCGTCGAGCGTCCAGGGCGGGTCCTCGCTGTAGGACCCGACCGCAAGGTCCGTGGGGGCCACAACCATGCCCGGAGTCTTGCTGGCCGTCGCCGACCTCGGGAAATTGCGTTCGTCGGCCCGCCATGTGCGGGTTCTCGAACGCAATTTGCCCGGGGGTCGGGGTCAGCGGAGGGCGGCGAGGATCGGGTCGGCCAGCTCCGCCCGGCAGATGAGCAGGTCGGGGAGGTAGGGGTCCGGCTGGTTGTAGACGAGCGGCGAGCCGTCGAGCCGCGACGCGTGCAGGCCGGCCGCCATCGCGACGGCCGCGGGCGCCGCCGAGTCCCACTCGTACTGCCCGCCAGCGTGGGCGTAGATGTCGGCGTCGCCCCGCACGACCGCCATCGCCTTGGCCCCCGCGGAGCCCAACGGCTGGACGTCGGCACGCAGCGCGGCGGCGATGATCCGAGTCTCCTCGGCCGGCCGGCTGCGGCTCACCACCATCCGTGGCGGGCCCTCCGGTCGGGGCGGCAGCACCGGGGCCGGCTGCGACGCCAGGGTGATCCCCTGGGCCGGCAGGGCCACCGCCCCCGCCGCGGCCACGCCGCCGACGACCAACGCCACGTGCACCGCCCAGTCGACCCGCGGCACCTCCCCGAACTCGCGGGTGCCGTCGAGCGGGTCGACGATCCACACCCGGGGTGCCACCAGGCGGGCCGGATCCTCCCGACCCTCCTCGGAGAGCACGGCGTCGTCGGGCCGCAGCTCCGCCAGCCGGGCCACCAGCAGCTTGTGGGCCTCCCAGTCGCCCAGGTCGCCCAACCGCCAACCCGGCCACGACTCCGCCTTCGCCCGCAACTCCACCAGCAGCTCGCCGGCCTCCGTCGCCAACTGCGCGGCCAGCGCGTGGTCGTCGGCGGTCACGGTCGGGTCGACGGGCATCCGGCATTCGTAACACGGTCACCGATGGTGCCGGGACTCGTATTGCTTACCAGTTTGGTCGGAATTTAACCTTGGGCGCTCATGCCCACGACCGCCCCCTACGAGCTGAGCCACCTCCAGGCCCTCGAGGCCGAGGCGATCCACGTGATCCGTGAGGTCGCCGCCGAGTTCGAGCGGCCGGTGCTGCTGTTCTCGGGCGGCAAGGACTCGGCCGTCATGCTGCACGTGGCGGCGAAGGCCTTCGCCCCGGCCCGACTGCCGTTCCCCGTGATGCACGTCGACACCGGCCACAACTTCCCCGAGGTGATGGCCTACCGCGACCAGCGGGTGGCCGAGCTCGGGCTGCGGCTGATCGTGGCCAGCGTCCAGGAGGCGATCGACGCCGGCAAGGTGGTCGAGGAGACGGGCCCCCGGGCCAGCCGCAACCGGCTCCAGACCTTCGCCCTGCTCGACGGCATCGAGGTCAACCGGTTCGACGCCGTGTTCGGCGGCGGCCGCCGCGACGAGGAGAAGGCTCGGGCCAAGGAGCGGGTGTTCAGCTTCCGCGACGAGTTCGGCCAGTGGGACCCGAAGAACCAGCGACCCGAGCTGTGGAACCTCTACAACGGCCGCCACCGGCAGGGCGAGCACATCCGGGTGTTCCCGCTCAGCAACTGGACCGAGCTGGACATCTGGCAGTACATCGCCACCGAGCGGGTGGAGCTGCCGTCGATCTACTTCGCCCACCGGCGGCGGGTGTTCGAGCGCGACGGCATGTGGCTGGCCGAGACCGAGTTCACGTCGCTGCTGCCCGACGAGGAGGTGGTGGAGAAGCTGGTGCGCTACCGCACCGTGGGCGACGCCACCATCACCGGCGCCGTCGAGTCGACCGCGACCACGCCCGAGGCGATCGTGGAGGAGACCGCGGTCACCCGGGTCACCGAGCGGGGCGCCACCCGCGGCGACGACCGCATCTCGGAGGCCGGGATGGAAGACCGCAAGCGCGAGGGTTACTTCTAGAGATGGAACTGCTCAGGTTCGCGACCGCGGGCTCGGTGGACGACGGGAAGTCGACGCTGATCGGACGGTTGCTGTACGACTCGAAGGCCATCTTCGAGGACCAGCTGGAGGCCGTGGAGCGCACCAGCCGCGACCGGGGCGACGAGTACACCAACCTGGCGCTGCTCACCGACGGCCTGCGGGCCGAGCGGGAGCAGGGCATCACGATCGACGTCGCCTACCGCTACTTCGCCACCCCCAAGCGCAAGTTCATCATCGCCGACACCCCCGGCCACGTGCAGTACACGCGCAACATGGTCACGGGGGCGTCGACCGCCGACCTGGCCCTGGTGCTGGTCGACGCCCGCAAGGGTGTGCTGGAGCAGTCCCGCCGGCACGCCTTCCTGGCGTCGCTGCTGGGCATCCCGCACCTGGTGGTCTGCGTCAACAAGATGGACCTGGTCGACTGGTCGCAGGAGCGGTACGAGGAGATCAAGGCCGAGTTCCGCTCCTTCGCGATGAAGTTGGAGGTCGTCGACCTGTCGTTCGTGCCGATCTCGGCGCTGCACGGCGACAACGTGGTCACCCGGTCGGCCAACTCGCCCTGGTACGAGGGCGCTCCGCTGCTGCACCACCTGGAGGAGGTGCACATCGCCTCGGACCGGAACCTGATCGATGCCCGCCTGCCGGTGCAGTACGTCATCCGGCCGATGAGCGACGAGCACCACGACTACCGGGGCTACGCCGGCACGGTGGCCGGCGGCGTGCTGAAGCCCGGCGACCAGGTGGTGGTGCTGCCCTCGGGGTTCACGTCCACGATCGCCGGCATCGACGGTCCGAACGGGGAGCCGGTCGAGGAGGCGTTCGCTCCGATGGCGGTCACCGTGCGGCTGACCGACGACGTGGACGTGTCCCGAGGTGACATGATCTGTCGAGACCGCAACCGCCCCCACGTCGGTCAGGACCTGGAGGCCATGGTCTGCTGGCTGACCGCTGAGAGCCAGCTTCGTCCGGGAGCGAAGCTGGCTCTCAAGCACACCACCCGTTGGGGCCGGGCCCTGGTGAAGGACCTGCAGTACCGGCTCGACGTGAACACCCTGCACCGCGATGAGCAGGCCGAGAGCCTGACGCTCAACGAGATCGGCCGCATCCGGCTGCGCACCACGGTGCCGCTGTTCTTCGACGAGTACCGGCGCAACCGCAGCACCGGCAGCTTCGTGCTGGTCGACGAGGTCTCCAACAACACGGTGGCGGCCGGCATGATCCTCGGCCCCACCGACGTGCCCTAGCCCGATGACCCGCGACGTCACCTGGCACCAGGGTGCGGTAGGTGCCGACGAACGGCCCTGGCGCGGTGCCACCGTGTGGTTCACGGGCCTCTCGGGCTCGGGGAAGTCGACCGTGGCGGTGGAGGTGGAGCGCCGGCTCGTCGCTGCCGGCCGGGCCGCCTACGTGCTCGACGGCGACAACCTGCGTCTCGGGCTCAACGCCGACCTCGGGTTCACGGCCGACGACCGCACCGAGAACATCCGCCGGGTGGGGGAGGTGGCCCGCCTGTTCGCCGACGCCGGCGTCGTCGCCGTGGTGCCGGTGATCAGCCCCTACCGGGCCGACCGCGACCGCGTGCGGGCGATCCACCGGGAGGCGGGCGTCCCGTTCCTGGAGGTGTGGGTCGACACGCCCCTCGACGTGTGCGAGGCCCGCGACCCCAAGGGCCTCTACAAGAAGGCCCGCGCCGGCGAGATCACCGGCTTCACCGGGATCGACGACCCCTACGAACCCCCCGAGCACCCCGACCTCCGCCTGACCCCCACCGACGGCACCCCCGAGGCCCAGGCCGCCCTCGTCGTCGCCCTGCTCCCGGGCTAGCTGCTCGCCTTCTGGCGGGTGCGGAGGCGCTTGGTCTGGGGGCTGGGTTGGACCGCGAGGATGGCGGCGACGGTGTCGACCAGGTGGCTGACGAAGAGGCGGTCCTCGTCGTGGGGCTCCTCGGCGGCGCGGCGGGCGAGCTCGGCGAAGGTGAAGCGGATGGCGGCCACGCGCTGCGCGAGGCGGGACCGGGGCTCCAGGGCGTCGAGCAGCTGGTTCCAGCGGCCCATGCTGTTGTCGGGCTCCCGCTCGGGGAACAGCTGCTCGAACG
This window contains:
- a CDS encoding AarF/UbiB family protein, producing the protein MVVAPTDLAVGSYSEDPPWTLDDPENLPWRRGLAEERARVRAQVPELVKPSRWPPGRRVFTVARHIVPAVGLWALREKRQGDSVSRAGISRRLREAAERLGPTYIKLGQIISSGEGIFPVELTDEFKKCRDRVPAEPFATVRRIVEEDFGRPLDQVFRWVDRTPLAAASIAQVHAATLRSGERVVVKVQRPTVATLVHDDLRVLAWVAPHLVGRIPIAALANPPALVELFAEIISEELDFRLEAENMLDVAAMFAALEQRHYVIPRPHPELVTRRVLVMERLDGFAFDDVAGMKEAGVDTEAVVRAGMIGSVEGALLHGIFHGDLHGGNLFVRADGRTALLDFGITGRLDEFRRVALLRLMMGSAGNDIRGQLAALRDLGALPPDVDLDQVVQDLKLDQPPVDPTTLTGEQLVGEIQQVMKALLGLGAKFPKELMLFVKNMMFLDAAIGRLAPDLDLFGEIAELSMYFATRHGDRITAEVGIDPRTVEVDLTGVKASFGVDSSTESITHRDLMARRATIRENMAASRKRRGR
- a CDS encoding inositol monophosphatase family protein, with protein sequence MPVDPTVTADDHALAAQLATEAGELLVELRAKAESWPGWRLGDLGDWEAHKLLVARLAELRPDDAVLSEEGREDPARLVAPRVWIVDPLDGTREFGEVPRVDWAVHVALVVGGVAAAGAVALPAQGITLASQPAPVLPPRPEGPPRMVVSRSRPAEETRIIAAALRADVQPLGSAGAKAMAVVRGDADIYAHAGGQYEWDSAAPAAVAMAAGLHASRLDGSPLVYNQPDPYLPDLLICRAELADPILAALR
- the cysD gene encoding sulfate adenylyltransferase subunit CysD, producing MPTTAPYELSHLQALEAEAIHVIREVAAEFERPVLLFSGGKDSAVMLHVAAKAFAPARLPFPVMHVDTGHNFPEVMAYRDQRVAELGLRLIVASVQEAIDAGKVVEETGPRASRNRLQTFALLDGIEVNRFDAVFGGGRRDEEKARAKERVFSFRDEFGQWDPKNQRPELWNLYNGRHRQGEHIRVFPLSNWTELDIWQYIATERVELPSIYFAHRRRVFERDGMWLAETEFTSLLPDEEVVEKLVRYRTVGDATITGAVESTATTPEAIVEETAVTRVTERGATRGDDRISEAGMEDRKREGYF
- a CDS encoding GTP-binding protein — protein: MELLRFATAGSVDDGKSTLIGRLLYDSKAIFEDQLEAVERTSRDRGDEYTNLALLTDGLRAEREQGITIDVAYRYFATPKRKFIIADTPGHVQYTRNMVTGASTADLALVLVDARKGVLEQSRRHAFLASLLGIPHLVVCVNKMDLVDWSQERYEEIKAEFRSFAMKLEVVDLSFVPISALHGDNVVTRSANSPWYEGAPLLHHLEEVHIASDRNLIDARLPVQYVIRPMSDEHHDYRGYAGTVAGGVLKPGDQVVVLPSGFTSTIAGIDGPNGEPVEEAFAPMAVTVRLTDDVDVSRGDMICRDRNRPHVGQDLEAMVCWLTAESQLRPGAKLALKHTTRWGRALVKDLQYRLDVNTLHRDEQAESLTLNEIGRIRLRTTVPLFFDEYRRNRSTGSFVLVDEVSNNTVAAGMILGPTDVP
- the cysC gene encoding adenylyl-sulfate kinase; this translates as MTRDVTWHQGAVGADERPWRGATVWFTGLSGSGKSTVAVEVERRLVAAGRAAYVLDGDNLRLGLNADLGFTADDRTENIRRVGEVARLFADAGVVAVVPVISPYRADRDRVRAIHREAGVPFLEVWVDTPLDVCEARDPKGLYKKARAGEITGFTGIDDPYEPPEHPDLRLTPTDGTPEAQAALVVALLPG